The Parambassis ranga chromosome 19, fParRan2.1, whole genome shotgun sequence genome contains a region encoding:
- the LOC114452273 gene encoding retinol dehydrogenase 13-like → MATRIITAASEFVSNHPKTIAAVTLTGLGLFGVKKWMAGGVCHSKARLDGKTILITGANTGIGKETALDLARRGARVILACRDMDRANTAAEDVRNQSGNGNVIVKKLDLASLQSVRELAHDVLASEERLDVLINNAGVMSCPRWQTEDGFEMQFGVNHLGHFLLTNCLLDLLKKSSPSRIINVSSLAHEKGQIYFDDINQEKDYNPWKSYGQSKLANVLFTRELAKKLQGTGVTAYSLHPGVIRTELGRHLWPTIPLWKRVVYLPFMFFIKSATDGAQTTIYCAVEESLQNDSGLYYSDCAPKKAASQGLDDEAAKKLWDLSASMVGLT, encoded by the exons CTATTGCTGCGGTCACACTGACAG GACTAGGACTTTTTGGCGTAAAGAAATGGATGGCAGGTGGAGTGTGTCACAGCAAGGCCCGCCTGGATGGAAAGACCATCTTGATCACTGGAGCCAACACTGGGATTGGTAAAGAAACGGCTCTCGACCTGGCCAGAAGAG GAGCCAGAGTGATTCTGGCCTGTAGAGACATGGACAGAGCTAATACCGCTGCAGAAGATGTGAGAAACCAGAGCGGAAACGGCAACGTGATTGTCAAAAAGTTGGACTTGGCATCTCTTCAGTCAGTGCGTGAACTAGCCCATGATGTCCTAGCAAGTGAGGAGCGCCTGGATGTTCTCATCAATAATGCAG GTGTGATGAGCTGTCCAAGATGGCAGACAGAAGATGGCTTTGAAATGCAGTTTGGTGTGAACCACCTGGGTCACTTTCTTTTAACTAACTGTCTGCTGGATCTCCTGAAGAAGTCGTCACCGAGCCGCATCATCAATGTCTCCAGTTTGGCGCACGAAAAAG GCCAGATCTACTTTGATGACATAAACCAGGAGAAAGATTACAATCCTTGGAAGAGCTATGGTCAGAGTAAACTGGCTAATGTCCTCTTTACAAGAGAGCTGGCCAAAAAGCTACAAG GCACCGGCGTGACAGCATACAGTCTCCACCCTGGAGTAATCCGGACTGAGCTAGGCCGACACCTCTGGCCCACAATCCCCCTGTGGAAGAGAGTTGTGTATTTGCCCTTTATGTTCTTCATCAAGTCTGCCACAGACGGAGCTCAGACCACCATCTACTGCGCCGTGGAGGAAAGCCTGCAGAATGACAGCGGGCTCTACTACAG CGACTGTGCCCCCAAAAAAGCAGCCTCTCAGGGTCTGGATGATGAAGCCGCCAAGAAGCTGTGGGATCTGAGTGCCTCTATGGTTGGTCTGACATAA
- the ankrd34c gene encoding ankyrin repeat domain-containing protein 34C, whose product MADILELRTDGNSLLKAVWLKRLRLTRLLLEGGAYINESNERGETPLMVACMSTHTDQQSVSKAKLVKYLLDNQADPNIQDKAGRTALMHACIHKAGHEVVDHLLSNSADPSLEDRSGASALVYAINADDKETLKLLLDACKAKGKEVIIITTDKSPSGTKTTKQYLNVPPSPELVERSSPAYCTSPSDIEVTASTTPEQEQPNTVFSFQTKLKTSSAAAKLANGPTSPTRRPVNPKRARLPQLKRLQSEPWGLIAPSVLAAAAAHEESKKASSDEDVVTGVNGLSLSKRSALSRQNSVDGKDSLFPLVSDQPCKMTTSLSVPPTYKQTYERSLGQHQPLARRSTVPTEQESSSCSSGLAGLRDTMHRRRLGNDHYDSDSQLYSDSAVLDSPKVPVERRKLNTSPLLMLTSSRESLDSNASTSSPSTARRRAPGLLERRGSGTLLLDHISHTRPGHLPPLNVNPNPPIPDIGASNKPSSPLATGIRSIAPVAPNTPKRGGLKSKKKLVRRHSMQVEQMKQLSDFEEVAH is encoded by the coding sequence ATGGCAGATATTCTGGAGCTGCGGACAGATGGAAACTCACTACTGAAGGCAGTGTGGCTCAAGCGTTTGAGACTCACCAGACTTCTGCTGGAAGGAGGTGCATACATCAATGAGAGCAATGAACGCGGTGAGACGCCTCTCATGGTGGCctgcatgtccacacacactgaccagcaGAGCGTCAGCAAGGCTAAGCTTGTGAAATATCTGCTGGACAACCAGGCAGACCCTAAcatacaggacaaagcaggtagGACAGCTCTGATGCACGCCTGCATCCACAAAGCAGGACATGAAGTGGTGGATCACCTGCTGAGCAACAGTGCTGATCCCAGCCTGGAGGACAGGAGTGGGGCTTCGGCCCTGGTTTATGCCATCAATGCAGATGATAAGGAGACACTGAAACTACTCTTGGATGCATGCAAAGCTAAAGGCAAGGAGGTAATTATAATCACCACAGACAAGTCACCATCTGGCACTAAAACTACCAAACAGTATCTAAATGTACCCCCATCTCCAGAGCTGGTGGAGAGGTCTTCCCCTGCATACTGCACCTCTCCCTCTGATATTGAAGTGACTGCATCTACCACTCCTGAGCAAGAGCAACCTAACACAGTCTTCAGTTTCCAGACAAAGCTAAAAACCTCTAGTGCAGCTGCAAAGCTCGCCAATGGGCCCACGTCTCCAACACGGCGGCCCGTAAACCCCAAACGTGCCCGTTTGCCCCAGCTGAAGCGGCTGCAATCAGAGCCTTGGGGGCTGATTGCTCCCTCAGtcctggctgcagctgctgcccaTGAGGAGAGCAAGAAAGCTAGCTCTGATGAGGACGTTGTTACAGGAGTGAACGGACTTTCTCTGAGCAAGAGGTCAGCTTTGTCCAGACAGAACAGCGTAGATGGGAAGGATAGCTTATTCCCACTGGTAAGTGACCAGCCGTGCAAAATGACAACCTCATTATCAGTCCCCCCAACGTATAAACAAACGTATGAAAGATCTCTAGGCCAGCACCAGCCTTTGGCACGACGCAGCACCGTGCCCAcggagcaggagagcagcagctgcagctctggactAGCCGGTCTGAGAGACACAATGCATAGGAGACGTCTGGGGAACGATCACTATGACTCAGACTCGCAGCTCTATTCAGACTCTGCCGTGTTAGACTCTCCTAAGGTCCCAGTGGAACGAAGGAAACTAAACACATCTCCACTTCTGATGCTAACTAGTTCCAGAGAGTCTCTAGACAGTAAtgccagcacatcttctccaaGCACAGCACGCAGGCGTGCACCAGGTCTCCTGGAGAGAAGGGGGTCAGGCACACTGCTGCTGGACCACATCTCCCACACCAGGCCTGGCCACCTGCCCCCTCTCAATGTCAACCCCAACCCTCCTATTCCTGATATTGGGGCCAGTAACAAACCCTCCTCACCTCTGGCCACAGGTATTAGGTCTATAGCTCCAGTAGCACCAAACACACCAAAGAGAGGCGGCCTCAAGTCGAAGAAGAAACTCGTGAGAAGGCACTCTATGCAAGTGGAGCAGATGAAACAGCTTTCTGATTTTGAAGAAGTCGCTCATTAG